One segment of Bacteroides caecimuris DNA contains the following:
- a CDS encoding Cof-type HAD-IIB family hydrolase — MKYKLIVLDLDGTLTNSKKEITPRNRETLIRMQEQGIRVVLASGRPTYGIVPLANELRMNEFGGFILSYNGGEIINWETQETVYENVLPNEVVPVLYECARTHRLSILTYDGAEIITENPQDPYVQKEASLNKMAVRETNDFLTDITLPVAKCLIVGDADKLIPLEAELSLRLQGHINVFRSEPYFLELVPQGIDKALSLAVLLKKIGIAREEVIAMGDGYNDLSMIQFAGLGIAMGNAQEPVKKAANYITLSNEEDGVAEAIDKFCSQQ; from the coding sequence ATGAAATACAAGCTTATCGTGCTCGACCTTGACGGCACACTCACCAATTCTAAAAAAGAAATCACTCCCCGCAACAGGGAAACCCTCATACGTATGCAAGAACAAGGGATACGAGTCGTATTAGCTTCCGGACGGCCCACCTACGGCATTGTACCATTAGCCAACGAACTGAGGATGAATGAATTCGGAGGCTTCATCCTTTCCTATAACGGAGGTGAAATTATCAATTGGGAAACCCAGGAGACGGTATATGAAAATGTATTGCCCAATGAAGTGGTTCCGGTACTCTACGAATGCGCCCGTACCCACCGGCTAAGCATATTGACATACGACGGGGCAGAGATAATAACAGAAAACCCTCAAGACCCATACGTACAGAAAGAGGCCTCCCTCAATAAAATGGCAGTGCGGGAAACAAACGACTTCCTCACCGACATCACGCTTCCCGTAGCCAAATGCCTCATCGTAGGAGACGCAGATAAACTCATTCCGCTTGAAGCAGAACTTAGCCTCCGGCTACAAGGACACATCAATGTTTTCCGTTCAGAACCCTATTTCCTCGAATTAGTCCCGCAAGGAATCGACAAAGCCCTTTCCCTGGCTGTCTTATTGAAAAAAATAGGAATAGCACGAGAAGAAGTCATAGCCATGGGAGATGGCTATAATGATTTGTCCATGATTCAGTTTGCAGGACTGGGGATTGCCATGGGAAACGCACAAGAACCTGTAAAAAAAGCAGCCAATTACATCACCCTAAGCAACGAAGAAGACGGTGTAGCGGAAGCTATCGATAAGTTTTGCAGCCAACAATGA
- a CDS encoding PL29 family lyase N-terminal domain-containing protein, with protein MKKVWSMFMLLAVCLIACTNIDDLEDDVDALKKRVTALETQVRDINSNTEALRELYNEGTFITNIEEKPDSYTLTLSNGKTVNLYMKNDNNLLCPIIGIDSEGYWTVLYNKNETPERLTVNGQPVKANGESGKTPTFNVDSEGYWQVSYDGGKNYEYIYKEGTTDKVSATGDGSAPAEDKNFKSVTVENNELVLALAGEDAPTIRIPIISDFECSFAAKDLEQIQEFSAGETKEFTMTMRGVENTMITAPEGWSAKFSKEAGKENVLVVTAPASDARMTTRATADNSTDIAVLATSGKYAMIAKIQVNVKNRTDYKAMFEAGELQIGEETLNPENYTSKIIDSNATSDISSELSVSEGTILFLTGTGTFTINSNKAIGAPIVIVGQYPDERPNLEFGESAYLSLKSGKLLLKNINIKARAANYLFNSPASGDATFTNLTIEDCKMTNITKAMYYVGATTVGIGNITFKNSLFEFVNTGNIAFFNTTKTAKPSIFGKLVFENNIIYHKTSVSPIQIFNWAIETNTTDEAIMTVNIKNNSFINVKGSNVFIKANKANINYTNNIFCISSESTITSYLYELKNVGSTVNTTDNILYDTKTNWNYANSDVCKPVNNTLSKESTIPFTEIDCINGVFTKDPAYINNGATIE; from the coding sequence ATGAAAAAAGTATGGAGTATGTTCATGTTATTGGCTGTATGTCTGATAGCATGTACCAACATTGACGATTTGGAAGATGATGTAGACGCACTGAAAAAGCGCGTCACCGCACTCGAGACACAAGTACGTGACATAAATAGCAACACGGAAGCCCTTCGCGAACTCTATAATGAAGGTACATTTATTACTAATATAGAGGAAAAGCCTGATTCCTACACACTCACTTTGAGCAATGGGAAGACAGTAAATCTATATATGAAAAACGACAATAACTTGTTATGCCCTATTATCGGTATCGACTCAGAGGGCTACTGGACTGTTCTTTATAACAAAAATGAAACTCCGGAGCGTCTGACTGTAAACGGACAGCCTGTGAAAGCTAATGGAGAGAGTGGCAAAACTCCTACGTTTAACGTAGATAGCGAAGGCTACTGGCAGGTTAGCTATGACGGAGGAAAAAACTATGAATATATATACAAAGAAGGAACTACTGACAAAGTCAGCGCAACGGGCGACGGTTCCGCTCCGGCAGAAGACAAAAACTTCAAGAGTGTAACAGTGGAAAACAACGAACTGGTCTTGGCACTTGCAGGTGAGGATGCTCCAACCATACGTATCCCTATCATCAGCGACTTTGAATGTAGTTTTGCGGCTAAAGATTTAGAACAAATACAAGAGTTTTCCGCAGGTGAAACGAAAGAATTTACAATGACCATGAGAGGAGTGGAAAATACAATGATCACTGCTCCGGAAGGATGGAGTGCTAAATTCTCTAAGGAGGCTGGAAAAGAAAATGTATTGGTTGTCACTGCTCCTGCATCCGATGCAAGGATGACGACTCGTGCCACTGCTGATAACAGTACTGATATTGCGGTGTTGGCAACAAGCGGCAAGTATGCGATGATTGCAAAAATCCAGGTTAATGTCAAGAATCGTACGGATTATAAAGCAATGTTTGAAGCCGGAGAACTTCAGATCGGTGAAGAGACTCTGAATCCTGAAAATTATACAAGTAAGATAATAGACAGCAATGCAACAAGTGATATAAGTAGTGAGTTAAGTGTATCCGAAGGAACAATTCTGTTCCTAACAGGAACAGGTACGTTCACTATCAATTCCAATAAAGCGATTGGTGCTCCTATCGTCATTGTTGGGCAATATCCTGACGAACGGCCAAACCTAGAATTTGGAGAAAGTGCTTATTTAAGTTTAAAGAGTGGAAAACTTCTGTTGAAGAACATCAACATTAAAGCACGGGCCGCAAACTACTTATTTAATAGCCCGGCCAGTGGCGATGCCACATTTACCAATCTGACCATTGAAGACTGCAAAATGACTAATATAACAAAAGCTATGTATTACGTAGGTGCTACTACTGTAGGTATTGGTAATATCACATTCAAGAATTCTTTATTCGAATTTGTGAATACCGGCAACATAGCTTTCTTTAATACTACAAAAACTGCTAAACCCAGCATTTTTGGTAAACTAGTTTTCGAAAACAATATCATATATCATAAGACAAGTGTAAGCCCTATACAGATATTCAACTGGGCTATAGAGACCAATACTACAGATGAAGCTATTATGACTGTTAATATTAAGAACAACAGCTTTATCAATGTCAAAGGCAGTAATGTATTTATCAAAGCAAATAAGGCCAACATTAACTACACAAATAATATTTTCTGTATATCTTCCGAAAGCACTATAACTTCATATTTATATGAATTAAAGAATGTAGGTTCCACAGTTAATACAACCGACAACATTTTGTATGATACAAAGACAAACTGGAACTATGCCAATAGTGATGTATGTAAACCTGTAAATAATACATTATCGAAAGAGAGCACCATTCCTTTTACAGAAATTGATTGTATCAACGGTGTTTTCACTAAAGATCCTGCTTATATAAACAATGGAGCAACAATTGAATAA